From a region of the Ignavibacteria bacterium genome:
- a CDS encoding 4Fe-4S binding protein: protein MAVKITEECIACGACEAECPNDAIYEAGKDWVIGGETKPSLSDEHTYIVPDKCTECVGFHDEPQCIPACPTEAIILDPDHAETKEQLMAKKEHLDSVGR from the coding sequence TTGGCAGTAAAGATAACTGAAGAATGTATAGCCTGCGGAGCCTGCGAAGCAGAATGCCCAAACGATGCAATTTATGAAGCAGGAAAAGACTGGGTAATAGGCGGCGAGACGAAACCATCACTTTCAGACGAACATACATATATCGTCCCCGATAAATGTACTGAATGTGTAGGATTTCACGATGAGCCCCAATGTATACCAGCATGTCCTACAGAAGCAATTATATTGGATCCCGACCATGCAGAAACAAAAGAACAACTCATGGCAAAGAAGGAACATTTAGACAGTGTAGGCAGATAA